A portion of the Salinigranum marinum genome contains these proteins:
- a CDS encoding SDR family oxidoreductase, protein MDLQIGGNAALVTASSSGLGKASATALAREGVNVVINGRDETALEETREEIAAVATGEVVAQPGDITEPDDVTALVDRAVEAFGGIDHLVTSAGGPPSGAFLDTTDDDWYDAYDLLVMSVVRLARAAEPHLRDGGGTIVTITSRSVKEALDSLVLSNAVRMGVIGLEKTLSTEFAPDVRANAVLPGAHETARIRELVDQAVERGEYDSYEAGLDDWGTNPLGRVGDPMELGDTVAFLSSPRSGYINGTAIPIDGGSTGSNL, encoded by the coding sequence ATGGACCTACAGATCGGGGGCAACGCCGCGCTCGTGACGGCCTCGTCGAGCGGTCTCGGCAAGGCGTCGGCGACGGCGCTCGCCCGCGAGGGAGTGAACGTCGTGATCAACGGGCGGGATGAGACGGCGCTGGAGGAGACACGAGAAGAGATCGCAGCGGTCGCGACCGGCGAGGTCGTCGCCCAGCCCGGAGACATCACGGAGCCCGACGACGTCACGGCGCTCGTCGACAGGGCCGTGGAGGCGTTCGGCGGGATCGACCACCTCGTGACGAGCGCTGGAGGGCCGCCGTCCGGCGCGTTCCTCGACACCACGGACGACGACTGGTACGACGCGTACGACCTCCTCGTCATGAGCGTGGTACGGCTCGCCCGTGCGGCCGAACCCCACCTGCGAGACGGCGGGGGGACGATCGTCACGATCACCTCCCGGAGCGTCAAGGAGGCGCTCGACAGTCTCGTGCTCTCGAACGCGGTGCGCATGGGCGTCATCGGCCTCGAGAAGACGCTCTCGACGGAGTTCGCCCCTGACGTGCGCGCCAACGCCGTCCTGCCGGGGGCCCACGAGACGGCTCGCATCCGGGAACTCGTCGATCAAGCGGTCGAGCGCGGCGAGTACGACTCCTACGAGGCGGGCCTCGACGACTGGGGGACGAACCCGCTCGGCCGCGTCGGCGATCCGATGGAACTCGGCGACACCGTCGCGTTCCTCTCGTCACCCCGCTCGGGCTACATCAACGGTACCGCGATCCCCATCGACGGTGGGAGCACGGGGTCGAACCTGTGA
- a CDS encoding cupin domain-containing protein encodes MRPVEFEEAASYEPDEGWRRVSLAGSDRFSFEWFEKPPGHSSPMHAHENEQVCLCLGGELTVETEDDRVTLERYDSVLLEADEPHRVENTGVERAVGLDVFAPGRSFDFWTDRE; translated from the coding sequence GTGAGACCGGTCGAGTTCGAAGAAGCGGCGTCGTACGAACCCGACGAGGGGTGGCGGCGCGTCTCGCTGGCGGGGAGCGATCGGTTCTCGTTCGAGTGGTTCGAGAAACCGCCGGGACACAGTTCGCCGATGCACGCCCACGAGAACGAGCAGGTGTGTCTCTGTCTCGGCGGCGAACTCACCGTCGAGACCGAGGACGACCGGGTGACGCTCGAACGGTACGACTCCGTGTTGCTCGAAGCGGACGAACCACACCGTGTGGAGAACACCGGCGTCGAACGGGCCGTCGGTCTCGACGTGTTCGCCCCCGGCCGGTCGTTCGATTTCTGGACCGACCGGGAGTGA
- a CDS encoding DUF362 domain-containing protein produces the protein MEFPSHAETERLLGPQPLPRFVRVRYDPQTERVTDPASTARAELDRLALDALAPGATVAVGVGSRGIDALDDLVAAIVSGLADRGVEPVVVPAMGSYGGATAEGQREVLAALGITERRVGAPIDARMQTKRVGDVAVGDATLPVHVSTAALDADAVLVVNRVKPHTNFSGRIESGLCKMLVAGLGKQRGAKAFHAAAITEGYVPTLEAAFGVIHDTAPLLGGIAVVENFHEETAHVEGVPAGAILDREPDLLVRAREEMATLPVEDVDLLVVDELGKEISGAGMDTNVIGRYRVLNADDPETPRIKLIYARGLSERTKGNGNGIGLADVTRRAAVDQLDVRKTYANALTSGSLAKAKLPVVAPDDECALRIALAALGGPDPDAVRAVWIENTQDLGDLYVSTAVVDDLPAGATVQGKASLTFEDGTASFAPRSDGDD, from the coding sequence ATGGAGTTCCCGAGTCACGCCGAGACCGAACGTCTCCTCGGCCCACAGCCGCTGCCCCGGTTCGTTCGCGTCCGGTACGACCCGCAGACGGAGCGCGTTACAGACCCCGCTTCGACGGCGCGCGCGGAGCTCGATCGACTGGCGCTCGACGCGCTCGCCCCCGGCGCGACGGTCGCCGTCGGGGTCGGTTCCCGCGGGATCGACGCCCTCGACGACCTCGTGGCGGCCATCGTGTCGGGGCTGGCCGACCGTGGCGTCGAGCCGGTCGTCGTCCCCGCGATGGGAAGCTACGGGGGCGCGACAGCGGAGGGCCAGCGGGAGGTGCTCGCGGCACTCGGGATCACCGAACGTCGCGTCGGCGCGCCGATCGACGCCCGGATGCAGACCAAACGCGTGGGGGACGTCGCCGTCGGCGACGCGACGCTTCCCGTCCACGTCTCGACCGCGGCGCTCGACGCGGACGCCGTTTTGGTGGTGAACCGGGTCAAACCGCACACGAACTTCAGCGGGCGGATCGAGAGCGGCCTCTGCAAGATGCTGGTCGCGGGGCTCGGCAAACAGCGCGGGGCCAAGGCCTTCCACGCGGCGGCGATCACGGAGGGGTACGTCCCGACACTCGAAGCCGCGTTCGGCGTTATCCACGACACCGCTCCGCTCCTCGGCGGGATCGCGGTCGTCGAGAACTTCCACGAGGAGACGGCCCACGTCGAAGGCGTCCCCGCGGGAGCGATCCTCGACCGGGAGCCCGATTTGCTCGTCCGGGCGCGCGAGGAGATGGCGACGCTCCCCGTCGAGGACGTCGACCTGCTCGTCGTCGACGAACTCGGCAAGGAGATCTCCGGAGCGGGGATGGACACCAACGTGATCGGCCGGTACCGCGTGCTCAACGCCGACGACCCCGAGACCCCACGGATCAAACTGATCTACGCACGCGGCCTCTCGGAGCGGACGAAGGGCAACGGCAACGGGATCGGACTCGCCGATGTGACCCGTCGGGCCGCCGTCGACCAGCTCGACGTCCGGAAAACGTACGCAAACGCGCTGACAAGCGGCTCGCTCGCGAAGGCGAAGCTCCCGGTGGTCGCCCCGGACGACGAGTGTGCGCTCCGGATCGCCCTGGCCGCCCTCGGCGGCCCCGACCCCGACGCCGTCCGGGCCGTCTGGATCGAGAACACCCAGGATCTCGGCGACCTGTACGTCTCGACGGCGGTCGTCGACGACCTCCCCGCGGGGGCAACCGTCCAGGGGAAGGCTAGCCTCACCTTCGAGGACGGCACCGCCTCGTTCGCGCCACGGTCGGACGGCGACGACTAA
- a CDS encoding TetR/AcrR family transcriptional regulator, producing MSSTDQEIMEAAYRVLIDGGYSELSIRRIAAEFEGSQSLIYYHYDDKEDLLAGFLDFLLDGFEQELAAIETDDPAERLTELVALIVPQRDDPDSLPFQQALEEIRTQTPYHDRYHDSFAELDDRLQSELERTIQRGIDDGTFAGIDAAASAERLHLLLYGVVCRHVPMRDWDGIDCGLATIEAEVESWRE from the coding sequence GTGTCGTCGACTGACCAGGAGATCATGGAGGCGGCGTACCGCGTCCTGATCGACGGCGGCTACTCGGAGCTGTCGATCAGGCGCATCGCCGCCGAGTTCGAGGGGAGCCAGTCGCTCATCTACTACCACTACGACGACAAGGAGGACCTGCTCGCGGGCTTTCTCGACTTCCTCCTCGACGGGTTCGAGCAGGAACTGGCCGCGATCGAGACCGACGACCCGGCCGAACGGCTCACCGAACTCGTGGCGCTGATCGTCCCACAGCGGGACGACCCGGACAGCCTCCCCTTCCAGCAGGCGCTCGAGGAGATCCGGACCCAGACCCCGTACCACGACCGCTACCACGACTCGTTCGCGGAGCTCGACGACCGGCTCCAGTCCGAACTCGAACGGACGATCCAGCGCGGTATCGACGACGGCACCTTCGCCGGCATCGATGCCGCCGCGAGCGCCGAACGGCTCCACCTGTTGCTGTACGGCGTCGTCTGTCGGCACGTCCCGATGCGCGACTGGGACGGGATCGACTGCGGGCTGGCGACCATCGAAGCCGAGGTCGAGTCGTGGCGCGAGTGA